One Alkalispirochaeta americana DNA window includes the following coding sequences:
- a CDS encoding TetR/AcrR family transcriptional regulator yields MAAQLIREKGIEHTTLAHIAEAANISKGTLYYYYATKGDLIFDIADRHMNNMTSRVFRRLESSGSGQSPRTVFRLVLDTVMHSRSRGHTHVYLLQEALTQNPSLKARFVEEYHRWRGIIEEGLTRIYGDQREYTVMAQVLLTTLDGLVLQRLVGSDTVPIDDIAAFFEQAGALYQGLPRDESDSLS; encoded by the coding sequence GTGGCTGCTCAGTTGATCCGGGAAAAGGGGATCGAGCACACCACCCTGGCGCACATCGCCGAGGCGGCTAATATCAGCAAGGGAACGCTTTATTATTATTACGCCACCAAGGGTGATTTGATATTCGATATAGCCGATCGGCATATGAACAATATGACCAGTCGAGTCTTCCGCCGGCTTGAATCCAGTGGTTCCGGCCAGTCTCCACGGACAGTTTTCCGGTTGGTCCTGGACACAGTCATGCATTCCCGAAGTCGTGGTCACACCCACGTCTACCTCCTCCAGGAAGCGCTCACCCAGAATCCTTCCCTGAAAGCGCGCTTTGTCGAGGAGTACCATCGCTGGCGCGGGATCATAGAGGAGGGGCTGACCCGGATTTATGGAGATCAGCGGGAGTATACCGTCATGGCGCAGGTTCTCCTGACAACTCTGGACGGCCTGGTGCTCCAGCGGCTGGTGGGAAGCGATACTGTTCCCATCGATGATATTGCCGCTTTTTTTGAGCAGGCAGGCGCTTTGTATCAGGGGCTTCCCCGCGATGAATCTGATTCTCTTTCCTGA
- a CDS encoding PspC domain-containing protein, with the protein MSDYRIPEGKKLYRSRRDRKLLGVCGGIAEYFGIDSTLVRLILIFLILLSGSGFLAYFVAALIMKESPV; encoded by the coding sequence ATGTCCGACTACCGAATTCCTGAAGGGAAAAAGCTCTACCGGAGCCGCCGGGACCGAAAGCTCCTGGGCGTCTGCGGAGGGATCGCCGAATACTTCGGCATTGACTCAACTCTGGTGCGCCTGATCCTGATCTTTCTGATTCTGCTCAGCGGCAGCGGCTTCCTGGCCTACTTTGTGGCCGCCCTGATCATGAAAGAAAGCCCGGTCTGA
- the udk gene encoding uridine kinase: protein MARIIGITGGSGSGKTTIVRKISEIVGDFTFIPQDNYYRSAEYVSNTNITAFNFDHPSAFDTDLLVEQLGLLRKGQEIAMPQYDFVRHRRKEETVRVQPGKLVILEGIMLFFEPRIRELIDLKIFVDTPDDIRFIRRLTRDIEERGRTVSSVIDQYLDTVRPGHYEFIEPSKVYADLIVPEGGENRKALEVLVSFMQGILA from the coding sequence ATGGCACGAATAATTGGAATAACGGGCGGATCCGGGTCCGGCAAGACAACGATCGTACGGAAGATTTCCGAGATCGTGGGGGACTTTACCTTCATTCCGCAGGATAATTATTACCGTTCTGCCGAATACGTGAGTAACACCAACATAACAGCCTTCAATTTTGACCATCCGTCGGCCTTTGACACGGATCTGCTGGTGGAGCAACTCGGGCTGCTGCGCAAGGGCCAGGAGATCGCCATGCCGCAGTACGATTTTGTCCGGCATCGCCGCAAGGAAGAAACGGTCCGGGTCCAGCCGGGCAAGCTGGTCATTCTTGAGGGGATCATGCTCTTTTTTGAGCCCCGTATACGGGAACTGATAGATCTGAAGATTTTTGTGGATACCCCCGACGATATTCGCTTCATTCGGCGTCTTACCCGGGATATTGAGGAGCGGGGCCGCACGGTCTCATCGGTTATCGATCAATATCTGGACACGGTTCGCCCGGGTCATTACGAGTTCATCGAACCCAGCAAGGTCTACGCTGACCTGATCGTGCCTGAAGGTGGAGAGAACCGGAAGGCTCTGGAGGTTCTTGTTTCCTTCATGCAGGGGATTCTGGCGTAA
- a CDS encoding ATP-binding response regulator: protein MNDPFARRFGGVAEGAPLVLALSAGGGELCGWLPSGEWAQDKTDLETGALCPSLKVRFMALEGGECLFLCSGQAEDRAEQQKLSGCSSRIVPAFLRSTDHATFVVDERGSILAWNDLARDYALSGERLCGGRTIDQELRVSQYGRPVDTVGLVRETLRNGEDSRFGAGISLLTVRGASVQVELQVYPFPRSPLPLTETKEGQFRDETCLAEEFQGAVIAVVNTEERVRIRQDLAHVQHAQNILRATRGLAHDLTNACTSLFGHLEIIRWNTDEDVTALTAAVRKVQRLAHRFGAFSADSASRTLSSLSEGDPEVADQVEETLLNVVDLALSGTSIRATFDIQGPLEPLVLPPDLLGQALFNVITNAVEAMPEGGVLHVKAGVSREDHYVAITVRDEGHGMDSRTARDALQLYFSTKEGGTGMGLPVAVSLVEACGGRFSLSAEPGFGTTVTLKIPLKGEDLILEPERSGTHRQREDRRSLARLSVLLVEDDLLVRRSVERSLRVLGCSVTSVENGERALSLLQDQMREHEGATFDLLMTDLSMPGRINGIELLRRLREFYPALPALLSSGVLHDYHGSSYHEAGFQAVLRKPFGLDQLREAVQEAISTPLDPPAAMA from the coding sequence GTGAACGATCCCTTTGCCCGTCGTTTCGGAGGAGTTGCCGAAGGCGCCCCCCTGGTGCTGGCTCTCTCGGCAGGAGGGGGCGAACTGTGTGGCTGGCTCCCGTCGGGCGAATGGGCCCAGGACAAGACCGATCTGGAGACAGGCGCGCTTTGCCCTTCCCTGAAGGTTCGGTTCATGGCCCTGGAAGGGGGAGAGTGTCTCTTTCTTTGTTCCGGTCAGGCCGAGGACAGGGCGGAGCAGCAGAAATTGTCGGGTTGCTCCTCCCGGATCGTCCCGGCCTTCCTGCGGAGCACCGATCATGCCACCTTTGTGGTGGACGAGAGGGGATCGATCCTGGCATGGAACGATCTTGCCCGGGATTATGCCCTCTCGGGCGAGCGGTTGTGCGGGGGCAGGACTATCGACCAGGAGCTCCGGGTCAGCCAATACGGCCGTCCCGTGGATACGGTCGGCCTTGTGAGGGAAACCTTGCGGAACGGCGAGGATTCCCGCTTTGGGGCGGGAATATCGCTACTCACCGTTCGGGGTGCCTCGGTGCAGGTGGAGCTTCAGGTCTATCCCTTTCCCCGGTCCCCCCTTCCGCTGACGGAAACGAAGGAAGGCCAGTTCAGGGATGAGACATGCCTGGCAGAGGAGTTCCAGGGAGCGGTTATCGCGGTGGTCAATACCGAGGAACGGGTGAGAATTCGCCAGGATCTTGCACACGTCCAGCACGCCCAGAACATTCTGCGCGCTACCAGGGGCCTCGCCCACGATCTGACCAACGCCTGCACATCTCTTTTTGGTCATCTGGAGATAATCCGCTGGAATACCGACGAAGACGTGACAGCCCTGACGGCGGCTGTCAGAAAGGTCCAGCGTCTGGCCCACCGTTTCGGGGCATTCTCTGCCGATTCGGCGTCACGGACGCTCTCCAGCCTTTCCGAAGGCGACCCCGAGGTGGCCGATCAGGTTGAAGAGACACTTTTGAATGTTGTCGATCTCGCCTTGAGCGGGACCTCCATTCGCGCGACCTTCGACATTCAAGGCCCTCTGGAGCCTCTGGTGCTCCCCCCGGATCTCCTGGGGCAGGCCCTGTTCAACGTGATAACCAATGCTGTGGAGGCAATGCCCGAGGGTGGCGTCCTCCACGTGAAGGCTGGTGTCTCGCGGGAGGACCATTATGTGGCCATTACTGTCCGGGACGAGGGCCACGGCATGGACTCCCGAACGGCCCGGGACGCACTTCAGCTCTATTTTTCCACCAAAGAGGGAGGGACAGGAATGGGCCTGCCCGTGGCGGTTTCCCTGGTGGAAGCCTGCGGAGGCCGGTTTTCTCTCTCGGCTGAACCCGGTTTTGGAACGACCGTCACTCTGAAGATTCCCCTGAAGGGGGAAGATCTGATCCTCGAACCAGAACGATCGGGGACGCACCGGCAGCGGGAAGATCGGCGAAGTCTGGCGAGGCTCTCGGTGCTCCTGGTGGAGGATGATCTCCTGGTGCGGCGTTCCGTCGAACGGAGCCTGCGAGTTCTTGGGTGTTCTGTAACGTCCGTAGAAAACGGAGAGCGGGCCCTTTCTCTCCTTCAGGATCAAATGCGGGAGCACGAAGGAGCGACCTTCGATCTACTCATGACCGATCTGTCCATGCCGGGACGAATCAATGGTATCGAGCTTCTGCGTCGGCTGCGTGAGTTTTATCCGGCCCTGCCGGCCCTTCTGAGTTCCGGAGTGCTCCACGACTATCATGGATCGTCCTACCATGAAGCGGGGTTTCAGGCGGTGCTTCGCAAGCCCTTCGGCCTGGACCAGCTGCGTGAGGCGGTGCAGGAGGCGATCTCGACCCCTCTGGATCCTCCGGCAGCGATGGCTTGA
- a CDS encoding metallophosphoesterase: MLFKNSFFSTTLKFSTNFDAIARVYDIIGDIHGHFRPLEELLRRLGYRYRGGTWRFPGGIRQALFVGDFLDRGPAIPETLTLVRSMIEGGSARAVLGNHEYNALAWHTSDGAGGWLRQHSAVHRRQHRATLEQFGIDPESPEGNRGVLDDNPPPTRAGRRLREALVWLRQLPLYLDDPGLRVVHAAWEERALDEIGRNPEALRDDRTLFLSAFGENPESRAVEILLKGVEFPLPDGAFYRDKEGVARTKTRVRWWLSPGEAPATMAGLAMPPADQELGHLPVDTSFLRRLPGYRGDKPVFVGHYWLRGTPKPLAPLVACLDYSIAREGLLCAYRFDGEETLQKEKFISVAGEPADAP, encoded by the coding sequence ATGCTGTTTAAGAATTCATTTTTTTCGACCACCTTGAAATTTTCAACCAACTTCGATGCAATTGCAAGGGTGTACGACATTATTGGTGACATTCATGGCCACTTTCGTCCCCTGGAAGAACTTCTTCGGCGCCTGGGGTATCGCTACCGTGGGGGAACCTGGCGTTTTCCCGGTGGTATCCGGCAGGCTCTCTTTGTGGGAGACTTTCTGGACCGAGGCCCGGCTATACCCGAGACCCTGACCCTGGTGCGCTCCATGATCGAAGGTGGATCTGCCCGGGCTGTTCTGGGCAATCATGAATACAACGCCCTGGCCTGGCACACCTCCGATGGTGCAGGCGGCTGGCTCCGGCAACACTCGGCCGTGCATCGACGACAGCACCGGGCAACCCTGGAGCAATTCGGCATCGACCCTGAAAGCCCCGAGGGCAACAGGGGAGTTCTCGACGACAATCCTCCACCGACCAGGGCAGGACGGCGTCTGCGTGAGGCTCTTGTGTGGTTGCGCCAGCTCCCGCTATATCTGGACGATCCCGGGCTCCGGGTGGTCCACGCCGCCTGGGAGGAACGGGCTCTGGACGAAATTGGCCGCAATCCCGAGGCCCTCCGGGACGACAGAACCCTTTTTCTGAGCGCCTTCGGCGAAAACCCCGAGAGCAGGGCCGTAGAAATACTCCTGAAGGGGGTGGAATTTCCCCTTCCGGACGGGGCGTTTTACCGTGACAAGGAGGGAGTTGCCCGAACCAAAACCCGCGTTCGCTGGTGGCTCTCTCCCGGGGAGGCACCTGCTACCATGGCGGGCCTGGCCATGCCGCCGGCAGATCAGGAACTGGGGCACCTCCCTGTGGACACTTCTTTCCTGAGACGGCTTCCCGGATACCGGGGCGACAAACCTGTTTTTGTTGGCCATTACTGGCTCCGGGGAACTCCGAAACCGCTCGCCCCTCTGGTGGCGTGCCTGGATTACAGCATCGCCCGGGAGGGATTGCTCTGCGCCTACCGTTTCGACGGGGAAGAGACCTTGCAGAAAGAGAAGTTCATCTCCGTGGCGGGGGAACCTGCGGATGCGCCCTGA
- a CDS encoding O-acetylhomoserine aminocarboxypropyltransferase/cysteine synthase family protein — protein sequence MKYHFETLALHAGQEADPAVPSRGVAVHRTTAYNFRDTEHAANLFSLKELGYIYTRLQNPTQNVLEERIAALEGGAAALALASGTSAIYYSIINIARTGDEIVSSRYLYGGTYTMFTEILPQFGITVRLVDPLNLEELEAAITPKTRAVFLETIGNPTLVVPDFEAIGEIAHRHGVPLIVDSTFTTPYLLRPLEHGADIVVHSLTKWMGGHGTGIGGVVVDKGTFDWKNPKFVNLVEPDGSYHGLRYAYDLGDLSPLAYILRMRLVPLRNLGAAISPDNAWMFLQGLETLPLRMERHSANAEKVARFLADHPQVEWVWYPGLEGTSGHDHARRYLSRGFGGMVTFGISGGRAAGERFIDGLSLFSHVANVGDAKSLAIHPAGTTHSQLNQEQQERSGVRPELVRLSIGIEHPEDILADLERGFAAARG from the coding sequence ATGAAGTACCACTTTGAGACACTGGCCTTACATGCAGGACAGGAAGCGGATCCCGCCGTACCCAGCCGGGGCGTGGCAGTCCATCGTACTACGGCATACAATTTTCGCGACACCGAGCATGCAGCAAACCTTTTCTCTCTGAAGGAGCTGGGCTACATCTACACGCGCCTCCAGAACCCCACCCAAAACGTCCTGGAGGAACGGATTGCGGCCCTGGAGGGAGGGGCTGCGGCTCTGGCCCTGGCCTCAGGAACCAGTGCAATCTATTACTCCATTATTAATATCGCTCGCACGGGCGACGAAATTGTCTCGTCGCGGTACCTCTACGGCGGAACCTACACGATGTTCACCGAGATCCTCCCGCAGTTCGGGATCACCGTCCGTCTCGTGGATCCCCTGAATCTTGAAGAGTTGGAGGCGGCGATCACCCCGAAGACACGGGCTGTCTTTCTGGAGACGATCGGAAACCCTACACTGGTGGTGCCCGATTTTGAGGCGATCGGCGAGATTGCCCATCGTCACGGGGTTCCTCTGATTGTGGATTCAACCTTTACCACGCCCTATCTGCTCAGGCCCCTGGAGCATGGGGCAGATATCGTGGTCCATAGCCTTACCAAATGGATGGGTGGCCACGGCACAGGCATTGGTGGTGTTGTGGTGGACAAGGGGACTTTCGATTGGAAAAACCCCAAGTTTGTGAATCTCGTGGAACCCGACGGCAGCTACCACGGCTTGCGCTACGCCTACGATCTGGGCGACCTCTCGCCCTTGGCCTATATCCTCAGGATGCGCCTTGTTCCCCTGCGGAATCTGGGGGCTGCTATCAGCCCCGATAACGCCTGGATGTTTCTGCAGGGCCTGGAAACGCTTCCTCTTCGCATGGAGCGACACAGCGCCAACGCAGAAAAGGTAGCCCGGTTCCTCGCTGATCACCCCCAGGTCGAGTGGGTCTGGTACCCCGGTCTGGAAGGGACTTCAGGACACGATCATGCCCGACGATACCTCTCTCGAGGTTTCGGGGGAATGGTCACCTTTGGGATATCGGGAGGACGTGCTGCGGGGGAACGGTTCATCGACGGGCTCTCGCTCTTCAGCCATGTAGCAAACGTGGGCGATGCCAAGAGTCTGGCGATCCACCCTGCCGGCACAACCCATAGCCAGCTGAACCAGGAGCAACAGGAGCGCTCCGGGGTGCGGCCGGAGCTGGTGCGTCTTTCCATCGGGATTGAGCACCCCGAGGATATCCTGGCAGATCTGGAACGGGGCTTTGCCGCAGCCCGGGGATGA
- the cysK gene encoding cysteine synthase A: MEKMKTMTVIDTIGNTPLVELRKMSEGLPGTVLVKLENRNPLGSVKDRIGRAMIEAAEESGALSQGATIVEATSGNTGIALAYVGAAKGYKVILTMPETMSLERRRLLIALGARLELTDGSRGMKGAVERAREIVEETPGAVMMSQFSNAANPAVHERTTGPEIWRDTRGEVDVFVAGVGTGGTITGTGRALRAQKPEVQLVAVEPAGSPVLSGGDPGPHMIQGIGAGFIPEILDTTLLDRIIQVTAEESGEAARRLAREEGIFSGISAGANIHAALQLAADPAYQGKTIVTVVCDTGERYLSTWLYEETIS; encoded by the coding sequence ATGGAAAAGATGAAAACTATGACGGTTATCGACACGATCGGGAACACTCCCCTGGTAGAGCTGCGGAAGATGAGTGAGGGCCTCCCGGGAACGGTTCTGGTGAAACTGGAAAACCGGAACCCTCTGGGCTCCGTGAAGGATAGAATTGGCCGTGCCATGATTGAAGCAGCCGAAGAATCGGGGGCCCTGTCCCAGGGGGCCACCATAGTGGAGGCCACCAGCGGGAACACCGGCATCGCCCTGGCCTACGTGGGTGCCGCCAAGGGCTATAAGGTGATTCTCACCATGCCCGAGACGATGAGTCTCGAACGACGTCGTCTGCTGATTGCTCTGGGGGCCAGGCTGGAACTGACCGATGGTTCCCGGGGAATGAAGGGAGCTGTGGAGCGTGCCCGGGAAATCGTGGAGGAAACGCCCGGGGCAGTCATGATGTCGCAATTTTCCAATGCCGCAAACCCGGCCGTGCACGAGAGGACCACGGGTCCGGAAATCTGGCGCGATACCCGGGGGGAAGTGGATGTCTTTGTGGCAGGCGTAGGTACGGGAGGAACCATCACTGGTACGGGGAGGGCTCTGCGGGCACAGAAACCGGAGGTCCAGCTTGTGGCGGTAGAACCCGCAGGATCACCGGTTCTCTCCGGGGGAGATCCGGGTCCCCACATGATCCAGGGAATCGGAGCGGGTTTTATTCCGGAAATTCTCGATACAACCCTGTTGGACAGGATTATCCAGGTGACGGCCGAGGAATCGGGCGAAGCAGCCCGGCGACTTGCCCGCGAAGAGGGAATCTTCTCGGGCATTTCGGCGGGGGCGAATATCCACGCGGCTCTACAGCTGGCTGCGGACCCGGCCTACCAGGGAAAGACCATCGTCACCGTCGTGTGCGATACGGGAGAGCGTTATTTGAGCACCTGGCTTTACGAGGAGACAATTTCATGA
- a CDS encoding RrF2 family transcriptional regulator — MWSQKTRYALRALIHLSLQEDRRASAGDISRRCEIPQKYLESILADLRRGGMLESSRGKSGGYRIVREPSTIGFVDVLNLTDPEFLRCSHRQQEDRAGSEEPFLEDLQRSFVEQAKGASLAEVVLKWQALQRSSDYSI, encoded by the coding sequence GTGTGGTCGCAAAAAACACGTTACGCCCTGAGAGCCCTGATACATCTCTCGCTTCAGGAAGATCGCAGGGCTTCAGCAGGAGATATTTCCCGGCGTTGTGAAATACCACAGAAATATCTGGAATCGATTCTGGCTGATCTGCGCCGGGGGGGGATGCTGGAAAGTTCCAGGGGGAAATCCGGCGGATACCGGATTGTGAGGGAGCCCTCTACAATCGGTTTTGTGGATGTCCTGAACCTGACAGATCCTGAATTCCTTCGCTGTTCCCATCGTCAACAGGAAGACAGGGCAGGGAGCGAAGAACCCTTTCTGGAGGACTTGCAACGAAGCTTTGTAGAACAGGCGAAAGGGGCATCCCTGGCGGAGGTAGTTTTGAAGTGGCAGGCGCTTCAGAGATCCTCAGACTACTCGATATGA
- a CDS encoding M16 family metallopeptidase, translated as MKRRYSIFSAPLVSVRRFFSHREISALVIALFLGLAIVLTPLAAGGRREKPQPQPSAEEIIPSRESLNTSAPREAPSFLEEELPFSRDIRRGTLENGLDFFLKSHSWPEETVVLRLVVDAGSVLEEEDQRGLAHFVEHMAFNGTESFPEGELVAYLESLGRRFGPDINAYTSFDETVYKLELPGKDEDALRQGFQVMKEWASALTFDNDAIDRERGVIVEEWRRGRGAAGRIMDQHIPVIFQGSRYARRLPIGDMEVVRTAPRERLVDFFERWYRPDNMALIVVGDLPLDKLEELTRHYLGSIPAPDTPLERTRHPGPSGEGRRVSIASDAEATANRISLYGLSPHTPQRTVGDYRQALVLNLFSSIMNERLREETRSPDSPLSSGGVGMSSFLHDTEIAVAQAVARNEKVREALEVLVTELERVRRFGFSEGELHRARARMIQGIDNALINADTRESASLADELVRHRTRQEPVPGIDYEHRLYHDLLPEITLEEVSAQVSRFLESPELVLLASLRDDGQGRLPDGSPLPSRDELLHIIDDVKTRPLTPPDKEDRQELLSTTPAEGGKILERRDHPQVETREFLLSNGIRLFVRPSDYRSDEILFAAHSPGGFQKITDPLVTAARLAPAVASESGLGELSASALERALAGRSVRISTDIGLTAERMTGSTRQEDLETLFQLLYLNLASPRFDQAALDTVKQQHLQALRGRDASPQGIFQRQFQELYSAGDPRKAPLTIAKVEAITLEEVQLAHQQWFHDTREIALFFTGSLDPEETARLAADYLGGIAPPGEPHHPVKEEDRAFPSRSFSLPGELIQETVRAGSEEIAQVAILFHNDYSWSQEENHRWNSLGDLLNLRLREVIREEEGGTYGVRATAWRQQLPDPQAFLQISFGMDPERSHDLIQRTLEVLQEVLDEPASESALQRIKAQQRERYRRNQRENSYWLNSLVFSWEQGRDFAAILDLPDLIESLSAEDIQSAARRYIHMDQRLEVLLLPGLVE; from the coding sequence ATGAAGCGTCGATACAGCATCTTTTCAGCGCCCCTGGTTTCGGTCCGGCGGTTTTTCTCTCACCGGGAAATATCTGCCCTGGTGATCGCTCTTTTCCTGGGCCTGGCCATCGTCCTTACGCCCCTTGCCGCAGGAGGGCGACGGGAAAAGCCTCAACCGCAGCCTTCTGCGGAGGAGATCATCCCTTCCCGGGAGAGCCTGAATACCAGCGCCCCTCGGGAAGCCCCCTCCTTTCTGGAGGAAGAACTTCCCTTCTCCCGGGACATCCGCCGGGGAACTCTCGAGAACGGTCTCGATTTCTTTCTCAAATCTCACTCCTGGCCGGAAGAAACAGTGGTACTGCGTCTCGTGGTGGATGCAGGAAGCGTCCTGGAGGAGGAAGACCAGCGGGGCCTGGCCCACTTCGTGGAGCACATGGCGTTCAACGGCACAGAATCTTTCCCTGAGGGTGAGCTCGTGGCGTATCTGGAGAGTCTGGGCCGACGCTTCGGTCCCGACATAAACGCCTACACCAGCTTTGACGAGACGGTCTACAAACTCGAGCTCCCCGGAAAAGACGAAGATGCGCTCCGGCAGGGATTTCAGGTGATGAAAGAGTGGGCGTCGGCTCTTACCTTTGACAACGATGCGATTGATCGTGAACGGGGAGTGATCGTGGAAGAATGGCGCCGGGGTCGAGGTGCGGCGGGTCGCATCATGGACCAGCACATTCCCGTCATTTTTCAGGGATCACGCTACGCCCGGCGCCTGCCCATCGGCGACATGGAGGTGGTGAGAACCGCCCCCAGGGAACGGCTGGTAGATTTTTTTGAACGCTGGTACCGCCCGGATAACATGGCTCTCATCGTCGTGGGCGATCTCCCTCTGGACAAACTGGAGGAGCTTACCCGTCACTATCTGGGATCAATTCCTGCGCCCGACACGCCCCTGGAACGAACTCGGCATCCCGGTCCTTCCGGAGAAGGCCGACGTGTCAGCATCGCCTCCGATGCCGAGGCCACCGCGAACAGAATCTCGCTCTACGGGCTGTCCCCCCACACACCCCAGAGAACTGTGGGCGATTACCGCCAGGCCCTGGTGCTGAATCTCTTTTCCTCTATCATGAACGAGCGTCTGCGCGAGGAAACCCGGTCGCCCGATTCTCCGCTCTCGAGCGGGGGCGTGGGAATGAGTTCTTTTCTTCACGATACGGAAATCGCCGTCGCCCAGGCCGTTGCACGAAACGAAAAAGTTCGGGAGGCCCTGGAGGTGCTGGTAACAGAACTTGAGCGAGTTCGGAGATTCGGCTTCAGCGAGGGAGAACTCCACCGGGCAAGAGCACGGATGATTCAGGGTATCGATAACGCCCTGATCAACGCTGATACTCGGGAATCGGCATCCCTGGCAGACGAGCTGGTACGCCACCGGACCCGGCAGGAACCGGTTCCGGGGATAGACTATGAACACCGGCTCTACCACGACCTTCTGCCGGAGATCACCCTGGAAGAGGTGTCAGCCCAGGTATCGCGCTTTCTGGAGAGCCCGGAGCTGGTCCTGCTGGCGAGCCTCCGCGATGACGGCCAGGGCCGACTCCCCGACGGAAGCCCTCTTCCCTCCCGGGATGAGCTACTCCACATCATCGACGATGTGAAAACCCGTCCCCTGACGCCTCCAGACAAGGAGGACCGGCAGGAACTTCTTTCCACGACGCCTGCCGAAGGAGGAAAGATCCTGGAACGGCGGGACCACCCCCAGGTTGAAACCCGGGAGTTTCTCCTCTCCAACGGAATTCGCTTGTTTGTTCGTCCCAGTGATTACCGCAGCGACGAGATTCTCTTTGCGGCCCACAGTCCCGGGGGATTCCAGAAGATAACCGATCCTCTCGTGACTGCAGCACGGCTGGCACCGGCTGTGGCCAGCGAGAGCGGTCTTGGAGAGCTCTCGGCCTCGGCCCTGGAGCGGGCCCTGGCAGGACGGTCGGTCCGGATTTCCACCGACATAGGCCTCACGGCAGAACGCATGACAGGGTCCACCCGGCAGGAAGACCTGGAAACTCTTTTTCAGCTCCTCTATCTGAATCTTGCAAGCCCCCGTTTTGACCAGGCGGCACTGGATACGGTGAAACAACAACACCTTCAAGCGCTACGGGGCCGCGACGCCTCTCCCCAGGGGATTTTCCAGCGGCAATTTCAGGAACTCTACAGCGCAGGAGACCCGCGAAAAGCACCCCTGACAATAGCCAAAGTGGAGGCGATAACTCTCGAAGAGGTGCAGTTGGCCCACCAACAGTGGTTCCACGATACCCGGGAGATCGCTCTCTTCTTTACCGGCTCCCTGGATCCGGAGGAGACAGCCCGACTGGCCGCCGACTACCTGGGAGGAATAGCTCCCCCCGGTGAGCCCCATCACCCCGTGAAAGAAGAGGATAGGGCCTTTCCCTCCCGAAGTTTCTCCCTCCCGGGAGAGCTCATCCAGGAAACGGTCAGAGCAGGCAGCGAAGAAATTGCCCAAGTAGCGATCCTCTTCCACAATGACTATTCCTGGTCCCAGGAGGAGAACCACCGCTGGAACAGCCTGGGAGACCTGCTCAATCTCCGTCTTCGTGAAGTGATCCGCGAGGAAGAGGGCGGCACCTACGGTGTCCGGGCCACCGCCTGGCGCCAGCAGCTACCGGACCCCCAGGCTTTTCTGCAGATCAGCTTTGGAATGGACCCCGAGCGAAGTCATGACCTGATCCAGCGAACCCTGGAGGTCCTTCAGGAGGTTCTGGATGAACCGGCTTCGGAAAGCGCCCTCCAGCGGATCAAGGCGCAACAGCGAGAGCGATACCGCCGAAATCAGCGGGAAAACAGCTACTGGCTGAACTCGCTTGTTTTCTCCTGGGAACAGGGCCGTGATTTTGCTGCGATCCTGGATCTTCCGGATTTAATCGAATCCCTCTCGGCCGAGGATATCCAGAGCGCTGCCCGCCGATATATCCACATGGACCAACGCCTGGAGGTCCTTCTTTTACCGGGCCTGGTCGAATAA
- a CDS encoding GyrI-like domain-containing protein encodes MEIKERQEEKTVSIRTTVSLHNLPDTLTEVYGELMEYLQRQKETMTGYPFVMYHNHDMEALDIEAGFPVEKVLPDEGRVRASRIPGGKVLSAVHTGPYTTLEKSYTPLMTHIEETGLKVTPWMYELYLNCPDETPPEKLQTEICFPLAE; translated from the coding sequence ATGGAAATCAAGGAACGGCAGGAAGAAAAGACAGTTTCGATCAGGACGACCGTGTCGCTGCACAATCTGCCCGACACCCTCACAGAGGTCTACGGAGAACTCATGGAATACCTTCAGCGCCAGAAGGAAACCATGACGGGGTATCCCTTTGTGATGTATCATAACCACGATATGGAAGCCTTGGACATAGAAGCGGGATTCCCCGTGGAGAAGGTTCTTCCCGACGAAGGGCGCGTCCGGGCGAGCCGCATTCCCGGTGGAAAGGTGCTCTCGGCCGTCCATACCGGCCCCTATACCACTCTGGAAAAAAGCTATACCCCTCTGATGACGCACATCGAAGAGACAGGTCTCAAGGTAACTCCCTGGATGTACGAACTCTACCTGAACTGCCCCGACGAGACTCCCCCGGAAAAACTGCAGACGGAGATCTGTTTTCCCCTGGCCGAATGA